The Candidatus Oleimmundimicrobium sp. genome includes the window AGGAGGGGTGGAGACTTAGAGGACATGAATTTAGGTGGTCTGATATTGAAGTTGGCGGGGAAATTGTAAAGACTTATTTAGCCAAGAAAAAAGGAGAACGTAAACTTGAGGGTTATGCTTTCAAAAATCTTTTGGCATCTTACGTACATTTACACTTTAGTGCAAAACCTCAGGTTGTTGAGCGGTTTGTTATGAAAATGAAAAAATTTAAGGAGGAATGTTGATGAGTTTAGAAGTTGCAAAAAATAAAATAAGAACCTTAGATGAGGGTGCCATGGAGCTTGCTCAGAAGAAGCTGGACTCTTTAACCAAGCCGCTTGGTAGTTTGGGGGTTTTAGAGGAAATAGCGAAGAAAATTGCCGGAATTACCGGAAACCCTCAACCAAAAATCGGTAAAAAGGCGATAATTGTCATGGCCGGAGATCACGGTGTTGTTAAAGAAGGGGTAAGCGCTTTTCCTCAGGAAGTGACACCTCAGATGGTTTACAATTTCTTAAATGGCGGAGCGGGAATTAACGTTTTGGCAAAACATGTGGGCGCTGATGTCAAGGTTGTTGACATTGGAGTTGCTGCTCCCCTTGAAGCGAGCGGCTTAATCTCGCGTAAGATAAAAATGGGTACCGACAACATGGCCAAAGGGCCTGCTATGTCAAAAGATGAGGCTATAGCCGCAATTGAGGTGGGGATAGATATAGCTGAAAATGCGATAAATGAAGGGGCTACCATTTTGGGAACAGGAGAAATGGGAATCGGCAATACCACTCCGAGCAGCGCGATTACCGCGGTTTTTGGAAAAGTTTTAGTTGAAGAGATTGTTGGAAAAGGAACAGGGATAGATGATGATAAGCTTAATCAAAAAATAAACATAATTAAGGAAGCAATTCGGGTTAATGAACCCGATCCAACCGACGCGATCGATGTTCTGGCTAAGGTCGGGGGATTAGAGATAGCCGGTTTAGCTGGCGTTATTTTGGGGGCGGCGGCTAATCAGATACCCGTTGTTATAGATGGATTCATTTCCGGGGCAGCCGCTTTGGTTGCTTCAAAGATTGCGCCCGAATCGGCAAACTATATGATTGCTTCGCATGTTTCTGTAGAGCCGGGCCATAAAAAAGTTTTGGAGTTGTTGGGTTTAAAGCCGATGCTTTTTATGGATATGCGTTTGGGCGAGGGGACGGGGGCCGCTCTCGGAATAAATCTGGTTGAGGCAGCTTCTAAGATAATAAACGAGATGGCAACGTTTGAAGGTGCCGGCGTTTCTGAAGCGGGGGATAAATAATATGACCAAGGTTTATTTGGTAAGACATGGAGAGACCGAGTGGAATTCAAAGGGGAAATATCTGGGTTTGACCGATATTCCCTTGAACAACAACGGGGAACGTCAAGCCAAAGCGTTGTCTTCATTTCTGTCAAAGGAACGGATTGATGCGGTTTATTCGAGTGCTTTAACGCGCACAATTCAGACGGCGAGAATTATTGCAGAGCCACACGGACTCAATGTTTGTAAAGTGCCTGGATTAAATGAGATTGATTTTGGTGAATGGGATGGGTTAACGTATTTTGAGATTAAAGATAAGTATTCAAATCTTGCTGATGATTGGTTGAACAAAACCTCGGAGGTTCAAATTCCCGGTGGAGAGACTTGGGATGATTTTAAGACACGTGTTTTGAGTGGTCTGAGGAAAATCTTAAATGAAAACGAGAACAAAAATATCCTGATAGTCAGTCACGGTGGGCCTATTAAGACAATAATCAGCGATATTCTCGGTTTAGAATTGACAAGTTTTTGGAAGATTACCCAGGACAGAGGGGCACTTAATATTGTGAAGTTTTTTGACGAGGGGGCAACAATAACTCTTCTTAATGATACATA containing:
- the cobT gene encoding nicotinate-nucleotide--dimethylbenzimidazole phosphoribosyltransferase yields the protein MSLEVAKNKIRTLDEGAMELAQKKLDSLTKPLGSLGVLEEIAKKIAGITGNPQPKIGKKAIIVMAGDHGVVKEGVSAFPQEVTPQMVYNFLNGGAGINVLAKHVGADVKVVDIGVAAPLEASGLISRKIKMGTDNMAKGPAMSKDEAIAAIEVGIDIAENAINEGATILGTGEMGIGNTTPSSAITAVFGKVLVEEIVGKGTGIDDDKLNQKINIIKEAIRVNEPDPTDAIDVLAKVGGLEIAGLAGVILGAAANQIPVVIDGFISGAAALVASKIAPESANYMIASHVSVEPGHKKVLELLGLKPMLFMDMRLGEGTGAALGINLVEAASKIINEMATFEGAGVSEAGDK
- the cobC gene encoding alpha-ribazole phosphatase gives rise to the protein MTKVYLVRHGETEWNSKGKYLGLTDIPLNNNGERQAKALSSFLSKERIDAVYSSALTRTIQTARIIAEPHGLNVCKVPGLNEIDFGEWDGLTYFEIKDKYSNLADDWLNKTSEVQIPGGETWDDFKTRVLSGLRKILNENENKNILIVSHGGPIKTIISDILGLELTSFWKITQDRGALNIVKFFDEGATITLLNDTYY